Proteins encoded by one window of Leptolyngbyaceae cyanobacterium:
- a CDS encoding calcium-binding protein: MATILGTAANDTLIGTIEGDSIVGYGGNDRIEGREGVDSLISGTGQDVLYGGNGKDYLDASSADRAWLYGEAGDDRLIGSNGSDYLNGGGDNDYLFGGLGSDDLYGEAGSDYIDGWDGSDRLFGGTENDILLGWTGNDQLYGGSGNDDIYGEGDNDSLYGGLVDTPRRERTGIIGSKT, encoded by the coding sequence ATGGCTACAATTCTTGGAACTGCTGCCAACGACACCCTGATTGGCACTATAGAAGGGGACTCCATTGTTGGCTATGGAGGTAACGATCGCATTGAAGGCAGAGAGGGAGTTGATTCTTTAATTAGCGGAACTGGTCAAGACGTACTTTATGGCGGAAACGGCAAAGATTACCTAGATGCTAGCAGTGCCGATCGCGCTTGGCTATACGGAGAAGCAGGAGACGATCGACTAATTGGTAGTAACGGTTCTGACTACCTAAACGGGGGTGGCGATAATGACTACTTATTTGGTGGACTGGGTAGCGATGACCTGTACGGAGAAGCAGGTAGCGATTATATCGACGGTTGGGATGGTAGCGATCGACTTTTTGGCGGTACGGAAAACGATATTTTGTTAGGTTGGACGGGTAATGACCAATTATATGGTGGTTCCGGCAATGACGATATTTATGGAGAAGGCGACAACGACAGTCTTTACGGAGGTTTAGTTGACACTCCCCGGCGTGAACGCACGGGGATTATTGGATCTAAGACATAA